The Grus americana isolate bGruAme1 chromosome 20, bGruAme1.mat, whole genome shotgun sequence genome segment aaACTGTCAGCTCTACTGCAAGTCCCCTTTCCCTGGGAATAAGTCTCTGAGCGCACTGGAGCGTGAGGGTAGATAGGAGTGACACAAGTAATCACGCTCTGAGGCCCCGGGAGCACTGTGCGGTGATCAGCGCTGGCCTTTCTCTCAGAGCTTGCTTTGCCGCCTTCACTGGGGATTTCCAATCATTTCAGAGCTGGTTTTGTTAGTGTAGCTCTGCCTTGAACCGCTAATCTAGTGAGTATGTTTATGGTGGCATTAGTGAGTTCCTGGTGTAGCTTCCAGGACATAGCAAAAGCGCTGCCTTCAGTTAGCGCACAGCTATTTATTTGCCTCCTCCCCTAGAAAAAGCAGCTAAAAATGTGATTCTGTTTGATTGCTGTTAGCCACagtaatatgaaatattattaatGTTATCTCTGTTCTATTTTAAATGGACAGttgaaatatttggaaagcTATTGTGTTGAGATTGTCTGAGTAAAGGACTTGGtactctgcctgcaggcagcatcTGGCTTTCTGTCTCAGGTTCAAGTGTGGGTTGTGTGCTGGTGAAGTCTGGGTGGCTTGATTTATTGGGTATGTTATCATATAACATGATGAAGGAGCTTGAGTTTGATACTGCTGATGCTGTTTATATTAAAAGACTGCTTCTTTAAGTATTATTCCACCATATGCACAAGAAATAGAATCCCCTTGAGAAGATAATCTGGTTTGGTTTCTACTTGACAAAATTAACGGCTTTTAGTCTTGGAAGTGCTAAGCCAGTGCATACCATGGATTAACAGAGTGAATGATCTGAAACATGGTGATTCCTTGATGATTAGCTATCTTCAGTTGGTGACAGTGGAATTGAGACTATTGGAAAGTATTCCTAAGGCTTTCAGGGTAGTTTTCATTCTCTGGTGGCTTCTCTCATGAATTCCCTCACCATTTAAGACAGGATTCATTTTGTTGAGAGTTTGTGATTTATGTAAAACCATAGGAGGCTTGATTCTTTATTGCCAGGGAACTGATATTGTCACTTACATCCACATTGCTGTTCTGCTTTGGGAGCATTTGGAACCCACCTGATGCAAGGCGAATCCGCCATATGGTGCAAGAAAAGTTTCAAATTCAATGTCTTCTAATGCTTTTCAGGTTAAAGACAAAATAGAACCTCGCTCCAGTGAAAACCCAGTATTCTCAAGGGTTTTGTCCTCCAACACTTCCTAATTTCACTGGTGTTGCAAACTAAAACTCCTGCGAGTGATCCTTGCTGATGATGTTGCTGGTTCCCAAATCTAACCCAGAGTCTGAAATTCAAGAGGGATCTGTGCACTTTACCTGATGTAATCACAACTATGTGGCAATAACATCAGCAGCGTGAACTTTGTAGCAGtgcaataactttttttttaatcagttccAGTATTCAGAGGCTGAGGTTAAAGTCCATTTTGCCAAGTGCCGTTTTAAATGTGGGTGCGTGGGCTGGGGAGACTCAGTATCTTGCAGTGGAATTGATCTAGGAATGAGTCCAATGCTCAGCCTTGCAGAGGCATCCTGTTTCCTTttgagaggagggaggaaggataAATTTATGTGGGGGCTGATTCTTTTGTGTTCAGCGATGGGATGGAGAAGATCTAGTTTCTGAGAACCCATATAGAAAGTAGACTGTCTCTTAAGTTGCTCATGGGGTTCATACAGCATTTTTGTAGTGACTACTGTCTTTAAAGATTCTCTGGTAGATAGTTCTCGCTCTCCTGATGTAAATTGCTGATCTTGGAGCAAAAttagtctgatttttttgttttgtcataACTTATGCTGATATCTTCTCTCCAGATACTTTTGTGTGTGTCCTTTTTCAGGGAACAGAGGCAAGAGAGATTTTTAGATCAAAAATACATAGCTGGTCTTTACTGTTGTTTGCCTAATCTTGTGATAGTTCAGGATAAAGGTTTTGAGGTACCTTATGACCTCTTGTGAGGTCCCATTGCTGCTCCCCAATTCTCCCTGGGGGATAACTAGACTGTTACTGTTTGGGGTGGAGGCCCAAAGTCGCTTCTGTGTGATACAAGTAGGCTACTGGTTAAAAAGcagtgtctcttttttttcctccctttatcTCCCGCTATGTTTAGCTATTTATTTCCTCCTCATTTTGCTAATGCTAGTGTTCGTGCAGACACATGGTGAGACAGATTAGGGAACTGATCCAGCTGAAAACTAACCCATTTTAGTAAGGGAGTGGGAAAGGATTCGTTTAGGGAGTGTTTGCTGGTAATTGCTGGCACAGGGAGGCAATATGAatgagggagagggaaagacgCTGCCTCTtttgcagcagcctctgcttATGTTGGATTAAAGTGACTCTGGGCCCACACCCATGGTCATTGTTGTAAATTGGCTGGCAGTAATCTCTGCTGAACGATGCCAAGCTCCTCTCATCCCTGCTTTTGAACCTGCCTGTAAGTGCTGCTGTCTTCCTTGCCTCTGCTCCTCTTGGGCTGGTAGCAGCAGTATCAGCCTGCAAAATGGAGACTTGCTGCCATGCTGAGTTTGCCCCTCTGCTCACAGTGATTCAGAGCACCAACTGACCCACACTTTGGTGGCAGGCAAGTACCTGTGATGTTCAAACTGATTTGTTTCTCTTGTTTGTTTCCCTAGGTGATTTCTCTGGTCAGCTTTTAGCTTATTTGAGTCTCGGTCCAATATTCATTATTGTTGGCTTTGTAACGCTCATCATATTCAAGAGAGAGCTTCACACGGTGAGtccttctctccccagcttCTCCTTATGATGGAAGTCTTTTCCTTTGTCACCTGGTGCTCCTGTATTCAcacttctttttcagtctttaaagaTCAAGCTTAGGGTAAAGTGATCTTCCTGTCAAAGAACAGCAGGAGACACTTATCACCTGTACCAGGTTAAAAGACTGCTTAGCCTTTGCTGACTTCTCTGTTACTGTGTGGTATGTTTTGGGCACTATCCGTCCCAAAACATCGAGGGAGATGCCTGAGGAACTAAAGAATGCTGTTGCAGAGCGGGAACACTCCCAAGATCCAGTAGGACGATAGCACTAGTAGGATCCTGCAAGATGGGCAGCATATGCAGGAGATGGTGTGTGTAACTCAGTAGGATGTGCTTTCCTTGAACAGTACTGAGGCAGAAAATGGGATATGAAATAAAACCTACGGAATCCCAAGGGAGGAGATCTGTCTCTAAGGGCTGATTCCCAGCTGTGCATCAAATATCAGGGACAGAAGAGACTATTGCTTCTGCCTAAATGACCAAcaagggacttttttttttttttttttaataatacataaTGCTTTCTGTCTGCTCTGACAGGTAGTTGGGAATCAGTGTCATGGATAAATTCCCATTAGGAGGTATAAACCTCTTGTAACAATTGTCCTCAGTAAACAGATAAGATGGGGCCAGTGAGAGGATTTTGGCAGCAGATTTCTAATATAGGGCCACAGTGTCATGGGAACCAGTGGCTCAAGGGACCTGGGAATGGGACTTCTAAGTTACTAAGCTGATGATAGCTAGGAGAGGCAGCTGCTAAGTTTTGGCAATCCAAAGGTTTCCCTTTCTCCCAGAAGGGAGAATAAGCTACAGTAACTATTGCACAAATTCATAGGTTTTTGAATACAGAGGCTTGTTAGGTGTTGGTAACAAGGCAAGTGTTGAGGCTGACTCCCAGTTCTTTATGTGGGAAGTCACCACTGAGCTGGAGAGAGATGCTAGCTGACTTGCAGCAGCCTGACCCGTAGCTCAGGACATAGAGTGAAAAATTGCTTCATCATCTGGAATGGGACTGAGTGTTAAGGAAGCAGAGTATCATCACCAGCTGGAAATTTGATCACAGCAGCAGGACTAATTTAGGGGAGATGTATGGACTATggaattaaagaataaaaataaatactaccAATCTGGCTCAGTCCAGAATGTGACTTCATTTTAGACTGAAGACAGCAActtcaagatgaaaatattcGTAGAGGAAAAAGCCAGAAAGCCTAAAAAGTCACCTTTTTCAAGCTATTTACCCAAATAACAGTGTGTGCACTCCCCCTGTTGGTCATTGGGGAAAGACAATCCCTTAAAACCTGCCCTGTTAAAAAACATCACTTTCTGCACTTGCTGGTGGAAGAATGCTAACAGAATTGCTCTACAGTGCCATTTTTGCCTCTTTCTGTGTATCATCTGCTGAAAAGCTGCATATGGACAATGTGTTACCAAATACAAAgtgagctgaaaaataaatgcttttcttcctcgGGTAGAGAATTTTGAAGCTATTTGTTTTAACTCTAGtagtcaaaaaataaaatcagaaacatatggtttggggttttgtcaACAGAGCCTGGTAAGCAGATGGATATTTTAGATAGGATGACACAGTTGTCTTGCCTTCACAGATCTCTTTCTTGGGAGGGCTGGCATTCAACGAGGGAGTGAACTGgttaataaaaaatgtaatcCGGGAGCCTCGGCCCTGCGAAGGTATAGTATGGCACATTGGTGTCGTGGTGGTGTTTGAGATTTGAGTGGAATGCTAACTGGGGGCGGGGTTAGAGGGTGTTTTCCCCTTTGCCTCATGTTGGCTTTGGATGTTTGGGAGTAAGGAGGCTGGCAGAGCCATCTGAGCAGAGACGTGTCCTGTGAACTCATGTGCACATACTTCAGCAGAGTGGTCTGGCTTCACATCCGGAGCGTTCCAGCTGCTATGTACAGAGTAGACCTTGACCAtactctttcttcttctcttcccagaAGCCCATTCAACAGTGACCACAAAATATGGGATGCCGTCCAGCCACTCCCAATTCATGTGGTTTTTCTCTGTCTattcctttctgttcctttattTAAGGTAAAAAATCAATGTCAGGTTTTGGCTGTTAATATGTTGAAACACCTCAAATAGATGGCTCCCTTACTGTGTGCCTCTTAAGTGGCATACTTGAATTAAATCTGAAGAACTGCACAATTTTCTGTGGCTAGGGTGGATGAAGCATGTCTCTCTCAATCTGAATGCAGGACTGTAGTTACCATTGCTGAAAACTGAAGGGTATGGGTGGGCCTCCTATGCCTATCTGGGTACAGGTCTcctgatttgctttttctgagccATAATGACCCACCAGTGTGAGGGAAGAGGGGGGGGGatagggaggaggaaagaagagctgCTTTCTCATGTGTCTACTCAGTTTTGTCAGTGGGGTTGTCTGCAATCTTTTAGGTAATAGCTGTTGCCCACTTGCATGACCTTTTAGTTCATCTCCCTTACCAAGTACTGTTTTTATATGCTGTGCtatgcttttctgaaattctcGCTGGGGCATGGCTCTGTCTTGTGGCTCCACATGTGGAGGAAGACAAAACTCACAGTTCCTCCTAGCTTTGTGGATGATGGAGGGACTCTGATGTCTTGGCTCCCTGTTGCATATGCTCAGCATGTGCCCTTCACATCAGTTGCAGTAATTGTGAGCATTCTGCCTTCCATCACAGTAATCCCTGTTAACAGTTGGAGAGAGAGAAGTATGGCTTTCTGGCTTCTCTTTAACTGCTGCCAGTGGGACAGATTGCTGCTGGGATGGTATCGAGCTTCCCGTGACCCCACTGGAGTAGAGCTTTCCTAGGGTTTCAGAGTTAGTGAGAACAGAGATAAGGACTGCTCAGCTCCCTGCCACTGTGCTAATGGCTCTCCATCTCTTTCAGAATGCACCAAACAAACAATGCGAGGTTTCTGGATTTACTATGGCGACATGTGCTGTCCATCTGCCTCGTCACAGTGGCTTTGCTAGTCTCATATAGTAGGTATGGAGCAATTGTTTGTCTTATGCTCTCATACAGTCCTGTGGCCTTTAACAGCCAGCAGACCTGTTGTTCCTTATCCTGCATTTCTGATCTAATTCTTGATGACTGCGTTGTACAAGTCAGAGCTTTGTGGAAGCTGCTGGGTTGCCATGAGACCCTTCAAATAAGCAAAGGTGCTACATGTGTGGTGCTTCACAGAAGTATTTATAAAACCCAAGATCAGCTGAGCTTGTACCAATTCCTCATTGGCTCCATTGCCATGCTCTAGCCTCACTGCCTTGCCCTCTTTCCAGCACTAATCATGAAAGCATTACACCATGCCTTGGCACACCAGCATCTGCAGCATGTGGATTGCTACAGTTGATCAACTGATTATTTTGCTTGAGCATTagttaataaaaacatttatagcTGTTTGACTTGCAAGATTTAGTTGTATAAAgatgaataaagaaaatgaaactttgataatgattttttcccttttagtagattaaaatatatatataaacacatataaAATAAGCTCCAGTGATTGGAAACCAGACAAATTCAAGCTAGAAATAAGGCCGTTTTCCACAGAAACTAATTACCTGTTGGCACAGTTGACTGTACGGTAGAGCTAACTCCTTATTactggttatttttaaatttttgacaGGACAATTTCATAAGAGATATATGGtctaattcaaataaaaattaatttgaggaAATCCAGTGGCCTGTGCTAGGCAGAGGGTCAGGTAAGATGATCTTAATGGCTTTATGATATACGGATGAAAAGAATTTTGAATGTGACTCATGTAGCTTGTGTGCGGGGATAACCAACAGACCAGCAATACAGCTTTCTGAACAGCTGTAATCACAGTGGTAGTGCAGCCTTTGTGCTGTCACATTTGAGAGTAGCAAAATCATAACAAAAATGCTGTCTATgttcttaaaagcttttaagCCCCAGCTTTGGTGGCTCGGAGGGGACTTGTCCTGTTACTGGCTTCGGAAAAGTCTCTTGTGGGAACCAACAGTAATAGTTCCTCAGCTAATCCAAAGATATATGAAGAAGAATGTGGAGGGTTATTGAGTTAAGCTCAAACTAGGAAGTGCTCTAAGCTGAAATTGCTGTAGCAGGGAAGACAGTTTTTCCCAGGTTTTTGCCCACTTTTTTACCAGCTTTGTAATGAAAAAAGATACCTGCTTTTACATCTGGAGGATAACTTGCTCAGAAGGTCTGAGGGTCCAGTGAAACATCAGCTCTTGCATCATGCATCTTGTTTTAAAGCCTGTCTGGTGATTCTTCTCTTCCACTGCAGGGTTTATTTGCTTTACCACACCTGGAGCCAAGTCTTATATGGAGGTGTGGCAGGAAGCATTATGGCCATAGCCTGGTTTGCCTTCACACAAGAGATATTAACTCCTCTCTTCCCAAGGATAGCTGCGTGGTAAGTCTCTTTATGCTGTGGAGGTTTTATTCCTGCAAGTCAGCATTTTGTGGATTCCTGTTTTGCTCATTAAATGAGTCCCTTGCAATGAGCTGGTTACACAGGTGTAGTAGAATTTCctggcaaaagaaaattttcttaatCAGTTGGTGTAAAAATTGCACCTTGCATCTGAAGCAAAACAAACGTAAAGATAATTAAGTCTTTAAAATTTTAGTTGTAGCTGTGCAAGCCTTAAGTGTAAATGGGCGCTGAAACTTCCATGAACTACCTAAGTTACAGATATTAGAAATGGGAATTCCTGGGTTCTCTTTGGGTTTGCATACTGACTGTTGTGTGGCTATGTAACCTACTTGTTCTTCcatgttttcttgtgtgtgcATACACAAAGGATCATATATCCTTGTCTGATATGGGTAGGGGAGAGAGGAAGTTTAAGCAACTGTTAGATTTGTAAAGCCCTACTAAAGCTGTGAGGTGTGGCAGAGTGCTGGAGAAGCTTTTCAAGCAGGCCAGACCTTTCTTAATGAAGGTCTAATGACCTAGTGAAATTGCAAAGCCATTTAATTGTAATATAGTCTGGAAACATTgtataaggaaaagaaaaatgagggggttttttattaaatcaaCAAGGAGCCCCTTTCCCATGCTGAAGGGTAATAGAATAGTAATGTTAAGTATGGAGcaggttttgtgctttttttttttaatttaaaattttgatcAGAATTGTGGTAAAGAAAAAGTCTAATTATTTCCCCCTTTCCACCACCTTGTCCATTTCCAGGCCAATTTCAGAGTTCTTTTTAATCCGAGATACCAGCCTCATTCCTAACATCCTGTGGTTTGAATACACAGTCACGAGAGCAGAGGCAAGGTAAGTGATCTGAGGGGGTAGAGCTGAAGCTGGTCTGACTTGTCAGATGTGATTATTAATTCTCTAATATGTAGATTGCTGCTGTGGGTAGAATGGGGCAGAGTAAAGAAATACCAAGTAGAGGGTTAACTGCTGCATCTGGAAGTCGAGTCTGTTGGGGAGTGTGAGGTTAaagaatgtttcatttaaacagaatttcagcTCCCTAGCCCATGTTTTTTGCAAGTGTTTAGAATACTGCATCTGTATAGGAGCTTGTACGCTCTTAAGACATGGTGGATGTTCTAGAGTAGGAAGGACTGATCTCCTTTTAGAGTATGGTGGGGGgcagctttatttttgcatgtaGCTAAGTAGAGTCTTACTTTAATGCTATCTCTTGCCCCCTGGTTTGCCACAATACCCAGTGATAGGGTTGAGGCCACCTCTCTGACCCATGCTCTGTTACCCTTGCAGAAACAGACAGCGCAAGCTGGGTACGAAGCTCCAGTGACTCAGGAAGTCTGGGGACCAGAGTGCACGTTTTAACGGAGACAGAAAAGAGCAGAGACCTGGGAGCAGCAAGGAGCCTTTTAACAGACGGACCAAAGGAACAGGCAGGGACCATACCCAAAACCTGAAAGCCTTTGCTCTGCTTTAGCAGCTAGCTGGATGCTCCCTGATGCATGTGGGACCGTGCAGGAGTAGAAACTCATTTTCAACACAGATGCACATTGCCGGTTGGAATGTACCATCATGTCTACgtcaggggaggggggagaaaatgcCTGGTGTCATGTTTGGGGGagggaaaaccaaaaatgaatcctttctgtgacttttcttttttttttcagcatgaaatatacacactatttatttatttttttaaattgaactaTTGTTTTTGGGGTGGGTGAGGCATTgattgtgtgttttgtttttgctttttgtttgggtttttcttcttggaaGAAGATGACAAAACTAATCTCAAGTTGATCATGCTTAATTagggcttttaatttttaaaaacttcttagGAGGGAAGAGAACTAGGATGGGGTGACCTaggcagaagggagaggaaggcttcctttcctttctgcaacCAGTTTGGGAGATCAAAATCAATTCCAACTGCACTTTGTACAGATGGAAAGAAAGACTGAAGATCCGATTTTTAACACTAGTGATGGTTCTGCAGGGAAGCCTGCACAGATACCATTAAGGGGAGTGTGTGTGtaaaacaatggaaaaactgaaatatactgactatttttttccactgctgctcctgttgTGTAATTAGCAAGAGTGTCTTTCTCAGAATCTCTTCTAGGTGGCAAGATTATCATACATATCTCATGTTTATTCCATCTCTTCCTTTATACTTTTATTACCTCAGGGTTGCTGTGATCTGTACAGCTTCTGTTGTCGTACTGAGTGTGCTACCGATGGCACTAGAAAGCCCACTGGTTATAAGCAGCACTGGGGTCCAGTAAGAGTCAGCCCAAAGCCTTACAAAATTCAGTTGCTAGTCTCTGTCTTAagcactgggtttttttttttcctgttaaagcTTAAGGGAGGGATTTTTAAGAATGAACAAAGTGACAACCATAAATGAATAACGATGCAAATGACTGATAACTAGCTCAGCTGCTGTCTGAAttatttctggaagagtccTGTTTAGAATCCAGCCATGAACTCAAGTAGTGAGCTTATCCTAGCAGAGACCCCTACCAGTTACTACAGCGACTTGGTTAGGGTTCTGCAGTAGTAACCTTGAATGCCGAACTCCTACAAGCAAGTTTCACTTTCCATCCTTCTTCCATTCTGATTCTTCGTTTGGCCAGTCAGCTCTCTGGGTGCTGTGTCTCTGTGGGAGTGTGCCTGCCATCTGTGTGTGCTGGTGATGCCTACGACTTCTGCGATCCATGAGTTAACCTGGCAAGGGCTATACTCAGAGTGCTTCAGGGCTGTGCATGGacactttctgtatttctagtATATAATGCAGCAGTTCAAGTGTAACTACAGAGAAGTATTTATTCAAAGCACAATTGACTTGAACTTTCACAGATAAAGGACAGCTTCTGAACTGGTCATCGGTGTGCCTTCGATGCAGTCATGTGAGCAGAGGTAAAATGACTGTCACATCTCAGTCTTGCTGCCTGTTTTACTATCTCCACTTTAATCAGACTCCTGCATTATAAAGCTCCTTGAAGTGAGATgtgtttctgttcattttgattatttttatttttttaagttttcatctGTGCCTGTTGCCATAGGagtttgtgtgtttgtatggAGTGGGAGCTGCTGTAGAAACTGTTGGACAACCAGAGTGTTAACTGCAGAAAGCAGTGATCCTGGTCCAGGAGATGAGGAACGAAGGTTGTTTGAATTTCTGTGTTTAAGTAGCTATGGTTAGTAAACTAACTGTTTCCAGTTGTTacagcaaatatatatatattttttttaagaactgtttaGTATTTGCATAACATGAGCAATCCTGTTGACATTTGAAAGACCTGA includes the following:
- the DOLPP1 gene encoding dolichyldiphosphatase 1, yielding MAAVGECSLPAPWRPVSLTHVEYPAGDFSGQLLAYLSLGPIFIIVGFVTLIIFKRELHTISFLGGLAFNEGVNWLIKNVIREPRPCEEAHSTVTTKYGMPSSHSQFMWFFSVYSFLFLYLRMHQTNNARFLDLLWRHVLSICLVTVALLVSYSRVYLLYHTWSQVLYGGVAGSIMAIAWFAFTQEILTPLFPRIAAWPISEFFLIRDTSLIPNILWFEYTVTRAEARNRQRKLGTKLQ